From one Bradyrhizobium sp. Ash2021 genomic stretch:
- a CDS encoding phosphotransferase family protein, whose protein sequence is MADGVRKDEEFSGTRPVEERHRIDEMRLDGWLKENVEGYQGPLTVLQFKGGQSNPTYRLDTPDRSYVMRRRPFGKLLPSAHAVDREFRVIAALSKQGFPVAKAYALCTDDGVIGSAFYIMSMEEGRVFWDPTLPSQTPDDRRKIFTSKIETLAHLHVFDPQAIGLGDFGKPGNYFARQVDRWTKQYRASETQHIPEFEKLAEWLPKTVPPQQRVSIVHGDYRLDNMIFHAREPRVQAVLDWELSTLGDPMADFTYLLMQWTMPGLANADLKALNIPSMEEAAQIYCNVTGTAVPDLNWYFSYNLFRLAGITQGIAGRIRDGTAANAKALESAKRTVPLSQASWEYAQKAGAK, encoded by the coding sequence GTGGCGGACGGCGTCAGGAAAGACGAAGAGTTTTCGGGCACAAGGCCGGTCGAGGAGCGGCATCGCATCGATGAGATGCGCCTCGACGGCTGGCTGAAGGAAAACGTCGAAGGCTATCAGGGTCCATTGACCGTCCTGCAGTTCAAGGGCGGCCAGTCCAACCCGACCTACCGGCTCGATACGCCTGATAGGTCCTACGTGATGCGGCGCCGGCCGTTCGGCAAACTGCTGCCGTCGGCGCACGCGGTCGATCGCGAATTTCGTGTCATCGCCGCCTTGAGCAAGCAGGGCTTTCCGGTCGCCAAGGCCTATGCGCTATGCACCGACGACGGCGTGATCGGTTCCGCCTTCTACATCATGTCGATGGAAGAGGGCCGGGTGTTCTGGGATCCCACGCTGCCGAGCCAGACGCCGGATGATCGTCGAAAGATATTCACCAGCAAGATCGAGACACTCGCGCACCTGCACGTGTTCGATCCGCAGGCGATCGGGCTCGGCGATTTCGGCAAGCCCGGCAATTATTTTGCGCGGCAGGTCGATCGCTGGACCAAGCAGTACCGCGCCTCCGAAACCCAGCACATTCCGGAATTCGAGAAGCTTGCCGAGTGGCTGCCGAAAACCGTGCCGCCGCAGCAACGCGTGTCGATCGTCCATGGCGACTACCGCCTCGACAACATGATTTTCCATGCCAGGGAACCGCGGGTTCAGGCGGTGCTGGACTGGGAATTGTCGACGCTCGGCGATCCCATGGCCGACTTCACCTATCTGTTGATGCAATGGACCATGCCGGGTCTCGCCAATGCCGACCTCAAGGCGCTGAACATTCCGAGCATGGAAGAGGCCGCACAGATCTATTGCAATGTGACCGGCACGGCGGTGCCCGATCTGAACTGGTATTTTTCCTACAATCTGTTCCGCCTTGCCGGAATCACCCAGGGTATCGCGGGCCGGATTCGCGACGGCACCGCCGCCAACGCCAAGGCGCTGGAGTCGGCCAAGCGCACCGTGCCGCTGTCGCAGGCTTCCTGGGAATACGCGCAAAAGGCGGGGGCGAAGTGA
- a CDS encoding acyl-CoA dehydrogenase family protein, with amino-acid sequence MDFNMSDRQKDWLNRVQSFMTKHVRPAVPIYKQQDEEGPRWKVIPVLEDLKKKAKAEGLWNMFMPPSAHEDDEFRGAGLSNLEYAPLAEEMGHISWASEVFNCSAPDTGNMEVFMRYASKEQKRKWLRPLMDGEIRSAFLMTEPAVASSDATNIETRIEKDGDHYVINGRKWWSSGVGDPRCKIAILMGKTDPKAARHQQQSQILVPLDTPGIKVEKMLPVFGYDDAPHGHAQVLLENVRVPAENILLGEGRGFEIAQGRLGPGRIHHCMRTIGKAEEALEKMVKRLSSRSAFGRKIVEYSIWEQRIAEARTDIEMNRLLCLKAADMMDKVGNKTAQLEIAMIKVAAPNMALKIIDQAIQAYGGAGVSDDAGLARDYASMRTMRLADGPDEVHNRAIARLELRKYANTSH; translated from the coding sequence ATGGACTTCAATATGTCAGACCGCCAGAAAGATTGGCTCAACCGCGTGCAGTCGTTCATGACCAAGCACGTCCGCCCCGCGGTGCCGATCTACAAGCAGCAGGACGAGGAAGGTCCGCGCTGGAAGGTGATCCCGGTTCTGGAAGATCTGAAGAAGAAGGCGAAGGCCGAAGGCCTCTGGAACATGTTCATGCCGCCGTCGGCGCATGAGGACGACGAATTCCGCGGCGCGGGATTGAGCAATCTCGAATACGCGCCGCTGGCCGAGGAAATGGGCCACATCAGCTGGGCATCGGAAGTGTTCAACTGTTCCGCCCCCGATACCGGCAACATGGAAGTGTTCATGCGCTATGCCTCCAAGGAGCAGAAGCGCAAATGGCTGCGCCCGCTGATGGATGGCGAGATCCGTTCCGCCTTCCTGATGACGGAACCCGCGGTTGCTTCCTCGGACGCCACCAATATCGAGACCCGGATCGAGAAAGACGGCGATCATTACGTCATCAACGGCCGCAAATGGTGGTCGTCCGGTGTCGGCGATCCCCGCTGCAAGATCGCGATCCTGATGGGCAAGACCGATCCGAAGGCCGCACGCCACCAGCAGCAGTCGCAGATCCTGGTGCCGCTCGACACTCCCGGCATCAAGGTGGAAAAAATGCTGCCGGTGTTCGGCTACGACGATGCGCCGCATGGCCACGCCCAGGTGCTGCTCGAGAACGTCCGCGTTCCCGCCGAAAACATCCTGCTCGGCGAGGGCAGGGGCTTTGAGATCGCGCAGGGCCGGCTCGGCCCGGGCCGCATCCATCATTGCATGCGTACGATCGGCAAGGCCGAAGAGGCGCTGGAGAAGATGGTGAAGCGGTTGTCGTCGCGCTCGGCGTTCGGCAGGAAGATCGTCGAATATTCGATCTGGGAACAGCGCATTGCCGAAGCCCGCACCGATATCGAGATGAATCGCCTGCTATGCCTCAAGGCCGCCGACATGATGGACAAGGTCGGCAACAAGACCGCGCAGCTCGAGATCGCCATGATCAAGGTCGCCGCACCGAACATGGCGCTGAAGATCATCGACCAGGCAATCCAGGCCTATGGCGGCGCCGGCGTTTCCGACGATGCGGGCCTCGCGCGCGATTATGCCTCCATGCGCACGATGCGGCTGGCGGATGGTCCGGACGAAGTCCATAACCGCGCCATTGCCAGACTTGAACTTCGGAAGTATGCAAACACGTCGCACTAA
- a CDS encoding TetR/AcrR family transcriptional regulator — protein sequence MASDHTRNAILAAAERLYADRGFGDVTLRDIVAEANVNLAAVNYHFGSKDELIAELFVTRSLATNRERLNELKAAEEKGGGRAGIDAIMHALVGPTLRGCLGPDREGSTAARFMIRASIESVPPIRRIKNREVDHLRKFIAAMRRAMPGRDDTELYWGLHFALAMSHHTIREKERLTKLSEGQCDLNDVQAIVDRVVAVSVMALTGGGATSKASAKPLAPHGRLTRQDL from the coding sequence ATGGCGAGTGATCATACCCGCAATGCCATTCTTGCCGCCGCCGAACGGCTCTATGCCGATCGCGGCTTTGGCGACGTGACGCTGCGCGACATCGTGGCCGAGGCGAACGTCAACCTCGCCGCGGTGAACTATCATTTCGGCTCCAAGGACGAACTGATCGCCGAGCTGTTCGTCACCCGCAGCCTCGCCACCAACCGCGAGCGGCTCAATGAATTGAAGGCGGCGGAGGAAAAAGGCGGCGGCCGCGCCGGCATCGACGCCATCATGCACGCGCTGGTCGGGCCGACCCTGCGCGGCTGCCTCGGGCCCGACCGCGAAGGCTCGACCGCGGCACGCTTCATGATCCGGGCCTCGATCGAATCGGTGCCGCCGATCCGCCGCATCAAGAATCGCGAGGTCGATCATTTGCGGAAATTCATCGCCGCGATGCGCCGCGCGATGCCGGGCCGCGACGACACCGAACTCTATTGGGGCCTGCACTTCGCGCTGGCGATGTCGCACCACACCATCCGCGAAAAAGAGCGGCTGACGAAATTGTCGGAAGGCCAGTGCGACCTCAACGACGTCCAGGCGATCGTGGACCGCGTGGTCGCGGTGTCGGTGATGGCGCTGACGGGGGGCGGAGCGACGAGCAAGGCGTCGGCCAAGCCGTTGGCGCCGCATGGACGCCTCACCCGGCAAGACCTGTAA
- a CDS encoding DoxX family protein — protein sequence MHGMKAYLPPLARLLMSSLFIWDGIFQLRDPSGTAKYFANVHVPIPDVAVWISIVFHLLAGLGILVGFKIRWVAAALVVFCLGTGFGVHLAAGDFNNMIHFYKNLVMAGGFLYVMTYGAGAMSINGVDEA from the coding sequence ATGCACGGCATGAAAGCCTACTTGCCTCCGCTTGCGCGCTTGTTGATGTCTAGCCTATTCATCTGGGACGGCATCTTCCAGCTGCGCGATCCGAGCGGAACGGCAAAGTATTTTGCGAACGTCCACGTACCAATTCCCGATGTGGCGGTTTGGATTTCTATCGTTTTCCATCTTCTCGCTGGATTGGGCATCCTAGTTGGTTTCAAGATTCGGTGGGTGGCTGCAGCGCTCGTCGTTTTTTGCCTAGGCACCGGCTTTGGCGTCCACCTGGCGGCCGGGGACTTCAACAACATGATCCACTTCTATAAGAACTTAGTGATGGCAGGCGGCTTCCTTTACGTGATGACCTACGGCGCGGGTGCCATGAGCATCAACGGTGTGGACGAAGCGTAG
- a CDS encoding tetratricopeptide repeat protein — protein MIKSVIRLTTLATFLMALNAPASFTPAFGAGGGGGGGGGPDPKDQGSSYYPRSSYPQPSGTKATHKVKKTSKQSAFEDPVFAKGYREAYVTIYDRNDYAAAIEQLKALGHDDHPNVANLIGYSYRKLGDYKLAQVWYERALKSDPNHVLTWQYYGLWQIEQGNRDQAQYHLSRIAAICGTDCAEYRSLAEALEKPPGTGLVY, from the coding sequence ATGATCAAATCAGTAATCAGGTTGACGACGTTGGCAACGTTTCTGATGGCGCTAAATGCTCCAGCCTCGTTCACCCCAGCTTTTGGGGCTGGAGGAGGAGGTGGTGGTGGAGGCGGTCCTGACCCGAAGGACCAAGGCTCGTCTTATTACCCCCGTTCGTCTTACCCGCAGCCGTCGGGCACCAAAGCCACCCATAAGGTCAAGAAGACCAGCAAGCAATCTGCCTTCGAAGACCCCGTTTTTGCCAAGGGTTACCGCGAAGCCTATGTGACGATCTATGACCGCAACGACTATGCCGCGGCCATCGAGCAGCTAAAGGCGCTCGGCCATGACGACCATCCGAATGTGGCCAATCTGATCGGCTATTCCTACCGCAAGCTCGGCGACTACAAGCTCGCGCAAGTCTGGTACGAGCGCGCACTGAAATCGGATCCGAACCATGTGCTGACCTGGCAGTATTACGGCCTGTGGCAGATCGAACAGGGTAACCGCGATCAGGCGCAGTACCATCTAAGCCGTATCGCCGCGATTTGCGGCACCGATTGCGCGGAGTATCGGTCGTTGGCGGAGGCACTGGAAAAACCGCCCGGCACTGGTCTCGTTTATTGA
- a CDS encoding CaiB/BaiF CoA-transferase family protein — protein sequence MSALPLQGIKILDLTRVLAGPLSAQMLGDLGAEVIKIERPGGGDDARAFGPPYLVDPEGKEKNNNSFYLCANRNKKSVTVNIATEEGQAIIRELAKSCDVMMENYKVGDLKRYKLDYDTIKAINPGIIYCSVTGFGQTGPYAPRAGYDAILQAMGGLMSVTGHLDGEPGAGPMKVGPSIVDYMTGMNSSIGILSALYHRDANGGEGQHVDVCLFDTVIASLSHWAQIYLVNGKTPPRRGTWGNGGMPAGVFRCTDGELMLVVGNDGQYARTCAVLGSPELATDPRFVKNNDRVVHGKEIMALFAGLFLKKPVAYWLDELEKAGVPCGPINDFAQVFADPHVRARGMEIKVDHPFEHALSLIRNPLTFSGTPVKDYRAPPLLGANTKDVLATIGYDDAKVDALKKQGIV from the coding sequence ATGTCGGCTCTGCCACTCCAAGGCATCAAAATTCTCGATCTGACGCGCGTGCTGGCGGGCCCGCTGTCGGCGCAGATGCTGGGGGATCTCGGCGCCGAGGTGATCAAGATCGAACGGCCGGGCGGCGGCGACGATGCGCGCGCCTTCGGCCCGCCTTATCTGGTCGACCCCGAGGGCAAGGAGAAGAACAACAACTCGTTCTATCTGTGCGCCAACCGCAACAAGAAGTCGGTCACCGTCAATATCGCGACGGAAGAAGGCCAGGCGATCATCCGCGAGCTCGCAAAATCCTGCGACGTGATGATGGAGAATTACAAGGTCGGCGATCTCAAGCGCTACAAGCTCGACTACGACACGATCAAGGCCATCAATCCCGGCATCATCTATTGCTCGGTGACCGGCTTCGGCCAGACCGGGCCCTATGCGCCGCGCGCCGGCTACGACGCGATTCTGCAGGCGATGGGCGGGCTGATGAGCGTCACCGGCCATCTCGACGGCGAGCCGGGCGCAGGTCCCATGAAGGTCGGCCCCTCCATCGTCGACTACATGACCGGCATGAACTCTTCGATCGGGATTCTCTCCGCGCTGTATCATCGCGACGCCAATGGCGGCGAGGGGCAACATGTCGACGTCTGCCTGTTCGACACCGTGATCGCCTCGCTGTCGCATTGGGCGCAAATCTATCTCGTCAACGGCAAGACGCCGCCGCGGCGCGGCACCTGGGGCAATGGCGGCATGCCCGCGGGCGTTTTCCGCTGCACCGACGGCGAATTGATGCTGGTCGTCGGTAACGACGGCCAGTACGCGCGCACCTGCGCGGTGCTCGGCAGCCCGGAACTTGCGACTGATCCGCGGTTCGTCAAGAACAACGATCGCGTCGTTCACGGCAAGGAGATCATGGCGCTGTTCGCCGGCCTGTTCCTGAAAAAGCCCGTGGCTTACTGGCTGGACGAACTGGAGAAGGCCGGCGTTCCCTGCGGACCGATCAACGATTTCGCGCAGGTGTTCGCCGACCCGCACGTCCGCGCGCGCGGCATGGAGATCAAGGTCGACCATCCCTTCGAACATGCGCTGTCGCTGATCCGCAATCCCCTGACATTCTCCGGCACCCCGGTGAAGGACTACCGCGCGCCGCCGCTGCTCGGCGCCAACACGAAGGATGTGCTGGCGACGATCGGGTATGACGATGCGAAGGTCGATGCGCTGAAGAAGCAGGGGATCGTCTGA
- a CDS encoding GYD domain-containing protein codes for MTTYVMLANWTEQGILKAKDSPRRLDAAKKALKDMSGEFKSFYLTMGDYDMVAIYEAPDDAVAARFNLQLGMLGNIRTRTLKAFPEAAYREIINSLG; via the coding sequence ATGACCACCTACGTCATGCTTGCAAATTGGACCGAGCAAGGCATCCTGAAGGCGAAGGACTCGCCACGTCGCCTGGACGCTGCGAAGAAAGCTCTCAAGGATATGAGCGGCGAGTTCAAATCGTTCTACCTGACCATGGGCGACTATGACATGGTCGCGATCTACGAAGCTCCGGACGATGCCGTGGCGGCACGTTTCAACCTGCAACTGGGCATGCTGGGAAACATCCGGACGCGCACGCTGAAGGCGTTTCCCGAAGCGGCTTACCGGGAAATCATCAACTCGCTGGGCTAG
- a CDS encoding cytochrome C oxidase subunit IV family protein yields the protein MTNVAVHLEAQQHSLQAHAHDALASGTTHAKGQQHPIKLYLVVWGWLFVLSTCSYLVDYFGLHGYLRWSLILLFMVLKAGLIVAVFMHMAWERLALAYAILLPPVLVLVFVAIMVFESDYTHLLRVVFFAPTA from the coding sequence ATGACAAACGTCGCGGTACATCTGGAAGCGCAGCAACACTCGCTGCAGGCTCACGCGCATGACGCACTCGCATCAGGAACCACGCACGCAAAGGGCCAGCAGCATCCGATCAAGCTTTATCTCGTGGTCTGGGGATGGTTGTTCGTGCTCAGCACCTGCTCCTATCTCGTCGACTATTTTGGCCTCCATGGCTATCTCCGATGGTCGCTGATCCTGCTGTTCATGGTGTTGAAGGCCGGTCTGATCGTCGCCGTCTTCATGCACATGGCCTGGGAGCGGCTGGCCCTGGCCTACGCGATCCTGCTGCCGCCGGTATTGGTGTTGGTGTTTGTGGCGATCATGGTGTTCGAATCCGACTACACGCATCTCCTCCGGGTCGTATTCTTCGCGCCAACGGCCTAG
- a CDS encoding heme-copper oxidase subunit III family protein codes for MAETALTNTGTSITRPEGWRGIAADWSSDQRAFKNVSWGKAMMWIFLLSDTFIFSCFLLSYMTARMSTTVPWPNPSEVFALTIGDKKIPLILIAIMTFILISSSGTMAMAVNFGYRRDRAKTAALMLATAAFGATFVGMQAFEWTKLIMEGVRPWGNPWGAAQFGSSFFMITGFHGTHVTIGVIFLIAIARKVLRGDFDVERRGFFTSRKGHYEIVEITGLYWHFVDLVWVFIFALFYLW; via the coding sequence ATGGCAGAGACCGCGCTGACAAACACCGGAACATCGATCACCCGGCCTGAGGGCTGGCGAGGCATCGCCGCCGACTGGTCCTCGGATCAGCGCGCCTTCAAGAATGTTTCCTGGGGGAAGGCCATGATGTGGATCTTCCTCCTCAGCGACACCTTCATCTTCAGCTGTTTTTTGCTGTCGTACATGACGGCGCGTATGTCCACGACCGTGCCGTGGCCCAATCCCAGCGAGGTCTTCGCCCTCACGATCGGGGATAAGAAAATCCCGCTCATCCTGATCGCCATCATGACCTTCATCCTGATCAGCAGCAGCGGGACGATGGCGATGGCCGTCAATTTCGGTTACCGCCGTGATCGCGCCAAGACTGCAGCCTTGATGCTGGCGACGGCGGCATTCGGCGCGACGTTCGTCGGGATGCAGGCGTTCGAATGGACCAAGCTGATCATGGAGGGCGTCCGGCCCTGGGGCAATCCCTGGGGTGCGGCGCAGTTTGGATCAAGCTTTTTCATGATCACCGGCTTCCATGGCACCCACGTGACGATCGGCGTGATTTTCCTGATCGCCATTGCGCGAAAGGTTTTGCGGGGAGACTTCGATGTCGAAAGGCGCGGTTTTTTCACAAGCCGGAAAGGGCATTACGAGATCGTCGAAATCACCGGCCTGTACTGGCACTTCGTCGATCTCGTGTGGGTGTTCATCTTTGCGCTTTTTTATCTCTGGTGA
- a CDS encoding cytochrome c oxidase subunit 3, protein MSAIILFLAGIAAIAGWWLSQQRLTAKPWLEEGLIVDLREESTSFLPPAKIGLGVFLAVVGSLFALFISAYSMRMNMVDWRALPMPRLLWFNTAVLVLSSVALQAAHMAARRRDIDGVIVGLCAGGASAVTFLIGQLLAWRELSAAGYFLASNPANSFFYLITAVHGLHLMGGLVALGRTTAKVWHGVAVTQVRLSVELCAIYWHFLLLVWLVLLGLLTGWTDNFVDICRQLLS, encoded by the coding sequence ATGAGCGCCATCATCCTGTTCTTGGCTGGAATAGCGGCGATTGCGGGATGGTGGCTCTCACAGCAACGGCTGACAGCCAAGCCCTGGCTGGAGGAAGGACTGATCGTCGATCTTCGTGAGGAGAGCACGTCGTTCCTGCCGCCGGCGAAAATCGGATTGGGCGTGTTTCTCGCGGTCGTCGGCTCGTTGTTCGCGCTGTTCATCAGCGCTTACTCCATGCGCATGAACATGGTGGACTGGCGGGCGCTGCCGATGCCGCGGCTGCTGTGGTTCAACACGGCCGTCCTGGTCCTGAGCAGTGTGGCGCTGCAAGCGGCACACATGGCCGCGCGCCGGCGCGACATCGACGGCGTCATCGTCGGCCTGTGCGCAGGCGGAGCCTCTGCCGTTACATTCCTGATCGGGCAGCTCCTGGCGTGGCGCGAACTCAGTGCTGCGGGGTATTTCCTCGCGTCCAATCCAGCCAATTCGTTCTTCTACCTGATCACGGCGGTGCACGGCTTGCATCTGATGGGCGGTCTCGTGGCCCTCGGAAGAACGACTGCCAAGGTGTGGCACGGCGTGGCGGTAACCCAGGTGCGCCTGAGCGTGGAACTCTGCGCCATCTACTGGCATTTCCTGCTGTTGGTCTGGCTGGTACTGCTCGGCCTGCTGACGGGCTGGACCGACAATTTCGTCGACATCTGTCGCCAGTTGCTGAGCTAG